Proteins encoded within one genomic window of Bacillus thuringiensis:
- a CDS encoding 4-hydroxy-3-methylbut-2-enyl diphosphate reductase, with the protein MKIVKISPRGYCYGVVDAMVIARNAALDTSLPRPIYILGMIVHNKHVTDAFEEDGIITLDGPSRLEILDKIDSGTVIFTAHGVSPEVKQRAKEKGLTTIDATCPDVTKTHDLIEAKKAEGYHVIYIGKKNHPEPEGAVGIAPDIVHLIERADDLKTLEIPTDKILVTNQTTMSQWDVQHLMEDIQKKFPTAEFHKEICLATQVRQEAVAKQADVADLTIVVGDPKSNNSNRLAQVSQEIAGTKAYRVADVSEIKLEWLQGVENVAVTAGASTPTPITKEVIAFLEQYDPMNPATWERVRKVPLQKILPRVKVKKEQ; encoded by the coding sequence ATGAAAATTGTTAAAATTTCCCCTCGTGGTTATTGCTACGGTGTTGTGGATGCGATGGTTATTGCACGTAACGCCGCATTAGATACATCATTACCAAGACCTATTTATATTTTAGGTATGATCGTTCACAACAAACATGTAACAGATGCATTCGAAGAAGATGGCATCATTACATTAGACGGTCCAAGTCGATTAGAGATTTTAGATAAAATCGATTCTGGTACTGTTATTTTCACTGCACACGGTGTTTCTCCAGAAGTTAAACAACGTGCAAAAGAAAAAGGTTTAACAACAATTGATGCCACTTGTCCAGATGTTACAAAAACACATGACCTTATTGAAGCAAAAAAAGCTGAAGGTTACCATGTTATTTATATCGGCAAGAAAAATCATCCAGAACCAGAAGGCGCGGTTGGTATTGCACCTGACATCGTTCATCTTATCGAAAGAGCTGATGATTTAAAAACATTAGAAATCCCAACGGATAAAATTTTAGTTACGAATCAAACAACGATGAGTCAATGGGATGTTCAACATTTAATGGAGGACATTCAGAAGAAATTCCCAACAGCTGAATTCCATAAGGAAATTTGTTTAGCAACTCAAGTTCGCCAAGAAGCCGTTGCTAAACAAGCTGATGTTGCAGACTTAACAATTGTTGTTGGTGATCCGAAAAGTAACAACTCAAACCGTTTAGCACAAGTATCACAAGAAATCGCTGGTACGAAAGCATACCGCGTTGCAGACGTAAGTGAAATCAAATTAGAATGGCTACAAGGTGTAGAAAACGTAGCTGTTACAGCAGGCGCTTCTACTCCAACACCAATTACAAAAGAAGTTATTGCTTTCTTAGAGCAGTATGATCCAATGAATCCCGCTACATGGGAGAGAGTTCGAAAAGTACCGTTACAAAAAATATTACCTCGTGTAAAAGTGAAAAAAGAACAATAA
- a CDS encoding Nif3-like dinuclear metal center hexameric protein: MSKIPNGHEIISLFESMYPKHLAMEGDKIGLQIGALNKPVQHVLIALDVTEEVVDEAIQLGANVIIAHHPLIFNPLKAIHTDKAYGKIIEKCIKNDIAIYAAHTNVDVAKGGVNDLLAEALGLQNTEVLAPTYAEEMKKIVVFVPVTHAEEVRKALGDAGAGHIGNYSHCTFNSEGTGTFVPQEGTNPYIGETGQLEHVEEVRIETIIPASLQRKVTKAMVTAHPYEEVAYDVYPLDNKGETLGLGKIGYLQEEMTLGQFAEHVKQSLDVKGARVVGKLDDKVHKVAVLGGDGNKYINQAKFKGADVYVTGDMYYHVAHDAMMLGLNIVDPGHNVEKVMKQGVQKQLQEKANVKKLNVQIHASQLHTDPFTFV; this comes from the coding sequence ATGAGTAAAATTCCAAATGGCCATGAAATTATTTCTTTATTTGAAAGTATGTATCCGAAACATTTGGCGATGGAAGGAGATAAGATTGGCCTGCAGATTGGAGCGCTTAATAAACCCGTGCAGCACGTATTAATTGCGTTAGATGTAACGGAAGAAGTTGTGGATGAAGCAATTCAATTAGGAGCGAATGTCATTATTGCGCATCACCCTTTAATTTTTAACCCGCTAAAAGCGATTCATACAGATAAGGCATATGGGAAAATTATTGAAAAGTGTATTAAAAATGATATTGCCATTTATGCAGCGCATACAAATGTGGATGTTGCTAAGGGCGGGGTAAATGATTTACTTGCTGAGGCGTTAGGATTGCAAAATACAGAAGTTTTGGCACCGACATACGCTGAAGAAATGAAAAAAATCGTTGTGTTTGTGCCAGTAACTCACGCGGAAGAAGTACGAAAAGCATTAGGAGACGCAGGGGCTGGTCATATCGGCAATTATAGCCACTGTACGTTTAACAGCGAGGGTACCGGTACGTTTGTACCTCAAGAGGGAACAAATCCTTATATCGGGGAAACTGGGCAGTTAGAACACGTAGAAGAAGTGCGAATCGAAACGATTATTCCAGCTTCACTACAGCGAAAAGTGACTAAAGCAATGGTAACGGCACATCCATATGAAGAAGTGGCATATGATGTGTATCCACTTGATAATAAAGGTGAAACGTTAGGGCTTGGAAAAATAGGCTATTTACAAGAAGAAATGACACTCGGACAGTTTGCGGAACATGTAAAGCAATCATTAGATGTAAAGGGTGCACGAGTTGTTGGGAAATTAGATGATAAAGTGCATAAAGTAGCTGTACTTGGTGGCGATGGTAATAAATATATCAATCAAGCTAAATTTAAAGGAGCAGATGTATATGTAACAGGTGATATGTATTATCATGTTGCTCATGATGCGATGATGCTTGGTTTAAATATAGTTGACCCAGGACATAACGTTGAAAAAGTAATGAAGCAAGGTGTACAAAAGCAATTACAAGAAAAAGCGAATGTAAAGAAACTTAACGTACAAATTCATGCTTCACAGTTACATACAGATCCATTTACATTTGTATAA
- a CDS encoding tRNA (adenine(22)-N(1))-methyltransferase — MNEVKLSKRLEEVVREIPVGSTVADIGSDHAYLPCYTIINNIATKAVAGEVVDGPFRSAQATVAESGLQDKVDVRKGNGLAVIAPGEVDVITVAGMGGALIRDILESGKEKLEGVTRLILQPNIAAHHIREWFIENGWELIHEKIVKEDGKIYEILVGERGNIAVPYSENKQAELFMGPFLIKEKSEAFVEKWEGELKNFQNILKQLERAADSEETKAKRAEVEAKMKMIGEVLS, encoded by the coding sequence ATGAATGAAGTAAAGCTTTCAAAACGATTAGAAGAAGTTGTGCGTGAAATACCAGTAGGATCTACAGTTGCTGATATTGGATCGGATCATGCGTATTTACCGTGTTATACAATTATAAATAATATTGCTACAAAAGCAGTTGCAGGAGAGGTTGTAGATGGACCATTTCGCTCTGCGCAAGCAACTGTAGCTGAAAGTGGCTTACAAGATAAAGTAGATGTGCGTAAAGGGAATGGATTAGCTGTTATCGCGCCAGGAGAAGTAGATGTAATTACGGTTGCCGGAATGGGCGGAGCGTTAATTCGTGATATTTTAGAAAGTGGTAAAGAAAAATTAGAAGGTGTAACACGTTTAATTTTACAGCCGAATATTGCAGCGCATCACATTCGTGAATGGTTTATTGAGAATGGATGGGAGCTTATCCATGAAAAAATCGTAAAAGAAGATGGGAAAATTTACGAGATTTTAGTAGGGGAACGAGGAAATATCGCGGTTCCTTATTCTGAAAATAAACAGGCTGAATTGTTTATGGGACCATTTTTAATAAAAGAAAAAAGTGAAGCTTTCGTTGAAAAGTGGGAAGGAGAATTAAAAAACTTCCAAAATATTTTAAAGCAGTTAGAACGTGCGGCTGATTCTGAAGAAACAAAAGCGAAGCGTGCGGAAGTAGAAGCGAAAATGAAAATGATAGGGGAGGTTTTATCATGA
- the cccA gene encoding cytochrome c550, whose product MKRNPLIPFALIAALGIIVMFVFSFEGLNKSKELADAKNGGKPAQTASKPEDIVKQSCTSCHGDQLQGAVGPNLQKIGGKLSKDEIKEILSKGKGNMPPNIVPADQAAKVADWLSKKK is encoded by the coding sequence ATGAAACGTAATCCGCTGATTCCGTTCGCACTTATTGCAGCATTAGGTATTATCGTTATGTTTGTATTTTCATTTGAGGGGCTAAATAAATCTAAAGAGTTAGCTGATGCAAAAAATGGCGGGAAGCCAGCACAAACAGCATCAAAGCCAGAGGATATTGTAAAGCAAAGCTGTACGAGCTGTCACGGTGATCAGTTACAAGGGGCGGTAGGACCTAATTTACAAAAAATTGGTGGGAAACTTTCAAAGGATGAAATTAAAGAAATTCTTTCGAAAGGAAAAGGAAATATGCCACCGAATATAGTTCCAGCTGATCAAGCCGCTAAAGTAGCTGATTGGTTATCGAAGAAAAAATAA
- the rpoD gene encoding RNA polymerase sigma factor RpoD has protein sequence MADKPARSKQIETEMTLEQVKEQLTELGKKRGVLTYEEIAERMNGFEIESDQMDEYYEYLGEQGIDLVGDNDNDEGPNNRQIAKSEEEFDLNDLSVPPGVKINDPVRMYLKEIGRVDLLSAEEEIRLATRIEEGDEEAKRRLAEANLRLVVSIAKRYVGRGMLFLDLIQEGNMGLIKAVEKFDYRKGFKFSTYATWWIRQAITRAIADQARTIRIPVHMVETINKLIRVQRQLLQDLGREPSPEEIGEEMDLAPEKVREILKIAQEPVSLETPIGEEDDSHLGDFIEDQEATSPADHAAYELLKEQLEDVLDTLTDREENVLRLRFGLDDGRTRTLEEVGKVFGVTRERIRQIEAKALRKLRHPSRSKRLKDFLE, from the coding sequence ATGGCTGACAAACCAGCTCGTTCTAAACAAATTGAAACTGAAATGACCCTTGAGCAAGTGAAAGAACAACTCACTGAGCTCGGAAAAAAACGTGGCGTTCTTACATATGAAGAGATTGCAGAACGCATGAATGGATTTGAAATTGAATCCGATCAAATGGATGAATACTATGAATATTTAGGTGAACAAGGGATTGACTTAGTTGGCGACAATGACAACGACGAAGGCCCTAATAATCGCCAAATAGCAAAATCGGAAGAAGAATTTGACCTCAATGATTTAAGTGTACCACCAGGGGTTAAAATTAACGATCCTGTTCGTATGTATTTAAAAGAAATTGGTCGTGTAGACTTACTATCTGCAGAAGAAGAGATTCGACTTGCAACGCGTATTGAAGAAGGCGATGAAGAAGCGAAACGTCGTCTTGCAGAAGCAAACTTACGTCTTGTAGTAAGTATTGCGAAGCGCTACGTGGGCCGTGGTATGCTTTTCTTAGACTTAATCCAAGAAGGGAATATGGGTCTAATTAAAGCAGTTGAAAAGTTCGATTATCGTAAAGGTTTCAAATTTAGTACGTATGCAACTTGGTGGATTCGCCAAGCAATTACACGTGCGATTGCAGACCAAGCAAGAACAATTCGTATCCCAGTTCATATGGTTGAAACGATTAATAAGTTAATTCGTGTACAACGTCAATTATTACAGGATTTAGGACGCGAACCATCTCCTGAAGAGATTGGTGAAGAAATGGATCTTGCTCCAGAAAAAGTACGCGAAATCTTAAAAATTGCACAGGAGCCAGTTTCTCTTGAAACACCGATTGGTGAAGAAGATGACTCCCATTTAGGTGATTTCATTGAAGACCAAGAAGCAACATCGCCTGCGGACCATGCAGCGTATGAATTGCTAAAAGAACAATTAGAAGATGTGTTAGATACACTAACAGATCGTGAAGAAAATGTTCTACGTCTTCGTTTTGGTTTAGATGATGGACGAACTCGTACGCTTGAAGAAGTTGGGAAAGTATTCGGCGTAACGAGAGAACGTATCCGTCAAATTGAAGCGAAAGCACTTCGTAAATTAAGACATCCAAGCCGTAGTAAGCGTCTTAAGGATTTCTTAGAATAG
- the dnaG gene encoding DNA primase: MGNRIPEEVVEQIRTSSDIVEVIGEYVQLRKQGRNYFGLCPFHGENSPSFSVSSDKQIFHCFGCGEGGNVFSFLMKMEGLAFTEAVQKLGERNGIAVAEYTSGQGQQEDISDDTVIMQQAHELLKKYYHHLLVNTEEGNEALSYLLKRGITKEMIEKFEIGYASPAWDAATKILQKRGLSLSSMEQAGLLIRSEKDGSHYDRFRGRVMFPIYTLQGKVIAFSGRALGDDTPKYLNSPETPIFHKSKLLYNFHQARPFIRKRGQVVLLEGYADVLAAVKSGVEEAVATMGTALTEEQAKLLRRNVETVVLCYDGDKAGREATMKAGQLLLQVGCQVKVTSLPDKLDPDEYVQQYGTTAFENLVKSSISFVGFKINYLRLGKNLQDESGKEEYVKSVLKELSLLQDAMQAESYLKSLSQEFSYSMETLLNQLHQYRKEQKVQQKQVKQVSKPSQIVQTKPKLTGFERAEREIIYHMLQSPEVAVRMESHIEDFHTEEHKGILYELYAYYEKGNEPSVGTFLSWLSDEKLKNIITDISTDEFINPEYTEEVLQGHLETLRRHQEKLEKMEIIFKIKQMEKTDPVEAAKYYVAYLQNQKARK, from the coding sequence ATGGGGAACAGAATTCCCGAAGAAGTTGTTGAACAGATTCGGACGTCATCCGATATTGTAGAAGTGATTGGTGAATACGTTCAACTTAGAAAACAGGGGCGTAACTATTTCGGCCTTTGTCCATTTCATGGTGAGAATTCTCCTTCATTCTCTGTTTCATCTGATAAGCAAATTTTTCATTGCTTCGGATGTGGAGAGGGTGGAAATGTATTTTCCTTTCTAATGAAAATGGAAGGACTGGCTTTTACCGAGGCTGTTCAAAAGTTAGGTGAAAGAAATGGAATTGCGGTTGCAGAGTATACATCAGGGCAAGGACAACAAGAAGACATATCTGATGACACTGTCATCATGCAACAAGCTCATGAACTTTTGAAAAAGTATTATCATCATTTATTAGTAAATACAGAAGAAGGAAATGAAGCACTTTCGTATTTGTTAAAACGTGGTATTACAAAAGAGATGATTGAGAAGTTTGAAATTGGTTATGCGTCACCTGCTTGGGATGCAGCAACGAAAATTTTGCAAAAAAGAGGTTTATCGCTGTCAAGTATGGAACAAGCTGGTCTTCTCATAAGAAGCGAGAAGGATGGTAGTCATTATGACCGCTTCCGTGGAAGGGTTATGTTCCCAATCTATACGTTACAAGGTAAAGTGATAGCGTTTAGTGGAAGGGCGTTAGGAGATGACACTCCGAAATATTTAAATAGCCCTGAAACACCGATTTTTCACAAAAGTAAATTGTTATATAACTTCCACCAAGCGAGGCCGTTTATTAGAAAACGTGGACAGGTGGTCCTTTTGGAAGGATATGCTGACGTACTAGCTGCAGTAAAAAGTGGTGTGGAAGAAGCTGTTGCGACAATGGGAACAGCTTTAACTGAAGAACAAGCAAAACTTCTGCGACGTAACGTTGAAACTGTTGTTCTTTGCTATGATGGTGATAAAGCAGGGCGAGAAGCGACGATGAAAGCAGGGCAATTATTGTTGCAAGTTGGTTGCCAAGTGAAAGTTACATCCTTGCCAGATAAGCTTGATCCTGATGAATATGTGCAACAATATGGGACAACTGCTTTTGAAAATCTTGTGAAATCAAGTATAAGTTTTGTTGGTTTTAAAATAAATTATTTGCGTTTAGGGAAAAATTTGCAAGATGAGTCTGGCAAAGAAGAGTATGTGAAAAGTGTTTTAAAAGAGTTATCGTTGTTACAGGATGCGATGCAGGCAGAATCATATTTGAAGTCATTATCGCAAGAATTTTCGTATTCAATGGAAACACTTTTGAATCAATTGCACCAATATCGCAAAGAACAAAAGGTACAGCAAAAACAAGTAAAGCAGGTTTCTAAGCCGTCTCAAATTGTTCAAACAAAACCGAAGTTAACAGGTTTTGAAAGGGCAGAAAGAGAAATTATTTACCATATGTTGCAAAGTCCAGAAGTGGCTGTTCGTATGGAATCCCACATAGAAGATTTTCATACAGAAGAACATAAAGGGATTTTATATGAACTATACGCATATTATGAAAAGGGAAATGAACCTTCAGTCGGAACATTTTTAAGTTGGCTCTCTGATGAAAAGTTGAAAAATATTATCACTGATATTTCGACGGATGAATTTATTAATCCAGAATACACAGAAGAAGTGTTGCAAGGCCATTTGGAGACGCTTAGACGTCATCAAGAAAAACTTGAAAAGATGGAAATCATCTTCAAGATAAAACAAATGGAAAAAACAGATCCTGTAGAGGCTGCTAAATATTATGTAGCATATTTACAAAATCAAAAAGCGAGAAAATAG
- a CDS encoding pyruvate, water dikinase regulatory protein — protein MDNKIVYVVSDSVGETADLVVRAAMGQFPFAPDIRRVPYVEDTGTLKEVISIAKSNQALICFTLVKPDMRQYLVTEAAKEGVEAYDIIGPLIDQIEEITGQVPRYEPGVVRRLDEEYFKKIEAIEFAVKYDDGRDARGILKADIVLIGISRTSKTPLSQYLAHNKRLKVANVPLVPEVDPPEELYQVAKEKCFGLKITPDKLNHIRKERLKSLGLSDGATYANINRIKEEIDHFENVVGKINCQVIDVSNKAIEETANIIVNAVQNQKMF, from the coding sequence ATGGATAATAAAATCGTATATGTCGTATCTGACTCTGTCGGAGAAACGGCTGATTTGGTTGTTCGAGCAGCAATGGGGCAATTCCCATTTGCTCCTGATATTAGACGTGTACCGTATGTAGAAGATACAGGGACATTAAAAGAAGTGATTTCGATTGCTAAGAGCAATCAAGCGCTTATTTGTTTTACGTTAGTAAAACCTGACATGCGTCAGTATTTAGTGACAGAGGCTGCAAAAGAAGGCGTAGAGGCGTATGATATTATCGGACCTCTAATCGATCAAATTGAAGAAATTACAGGGCAAGTGCCGAGATACGAGCCGGGTGTTGTTCGTAGATTAGATGAAGAATATTTTAAAAAGATTGAAGCAATTGAGTTTGCTGTAAAGTATGATGATGGTAGAGATGCGCGCGGTATTTTAAAAGCGGATATCGTGTTGATTGGGATTTCGCGTACATCAAAAACGCCACTTTCTCAATATTTAGCGCATAACAAACGTTTGAAAGTTGCCAATGTACCACTTGTACCAGAAGTGGATCCACCTGAGGAATTATATCAAGTGGCAAAAGAAAAATGTTTCGGTTTGAAAATTACGCCAGATAAGTTGAATCATATTCGAAAAGAGCGATTGAAATCACTTGGACTAAGTGACGGTGCAACATATGCCAATATTAATCGTATTAAAGAAGAAATTGATCACTTTGAGAATGTAGTTGGTAAAATAAATTGTCAAGTAATTGATGTATCGAATAAGGCGATTGAAGAAACAGCTAACATTATTGTGAATGCAGTGCAAAACCAAAAAATGTTTTAG
- a CDS encoding helix-turn-helix transcriptional regulator: MIIIELNKRQEHIIQIVKDHGPITGESIAAQLGLTRATLRPDLAILTMAGYLEARPRVGYFYTGKTGGQLLSEAVKKIKVQDYQSRPVVIDKNVSVYDAICTMFLEDVGTLFVVDQSTLLVGVVSRKDLLRASLGKQDLTSLPVNIIMTRMPNIAMCRREDSLYDIAMELIERQIDAMPVVKDTKQGLEVIGRITKTNITRAFVNLVNNE, encoded by the coding sequence GTGATTATCATAGAGCTGAATAAACGGCAGGAACATATCATTCAGATTGTAAAAGATCACGGTCCTATTACAGGGGAGTCAATTGCTGCGCAATTGGGATTAACACGTGCAACGCTAAGACCAGACTTAGCAATTTTAACGATGGCTGGTTATTTAGAAGCGCGTCCACGCGTAGGTTATTTTTATACGGGAAAAACTGGGGGACAGCTATTATCTGAAGCTGTTAAGAAAATTAAAGTACAAGATTATCAATCTAGACCAGTTGTAATTGATAAAAATGTATCAGTATACGATGCAATTTGTACGATGTTTTTAGAAGATGTAGGTACATTATTCGTTGTAGATCAATCGACTCTATTAGTTGGTGTTGTATCTCGTAAAGATTTATTACGAGCTAGCTTAGGAAAGCAGGATTTAACCTCTCTTCCGGTTAATATTATCATGACAAGGATGCCAAACATTGCGATGTGTCGTAGAGAAGATTCTTTATATGATATTGCGATGGAATTAATAGAAAGACAGATTGATGCGATGCCAGTTGTAAAAGATACGAAACAAGGTTTAGAAGTGATTGGACGAATTACAAAAACAAATATTACACGTGCGTTTGTAAACTTAGTAAATAACGAATAA
- the recO gene encoding DNA repair protein RecO: protein MFQKVEGIVIRTTDYGETNKIVTIFSRELGKVSAMARGAKKPKSRLASVSQLMTHGHFLIQMGSGLGTLQQGEIISNMKEIREDIFLTAYASFIVELTDKATEDKKHNPYLFEMLYQTLHYMCEGVDSEVLSLIYQTKMLPVLGMRPYFDTCAICHQETDFVAFSVREGGFLCSRHAEQDQYRIPVGEAVHKLLRLFYHFDLHRLGNVSVKDSTKKQMRLVLNTYYDEYCGIYLKSRRFLEQLDKFQI, encoded by the coding sequence ATGTTTCAAAAAGTTGAGGGCATCGTTATCCGTACGACAGATTACGGAGAAACGAACAAGATTGTTACAATATTCTCAAGAGAACTTGGTAAGGTAAGTGCAATGGCAAGAGGAGCGAAAAAACCGAAAAGCCGGTTAGCATCTGTTTCGCAACTTATGACACATGGTCATTTCCTTATACAAATGGGATCTGGACTTGGAACTTTGCAACAAGGCGAGATTATTTCAAATATGAAAGAAATTCGCGAGGATATATTTTTAACTGCTTATGCATCATTTATTGTTGAGTTAACTGATAAAGCAACAGAAGATAAAAAACATAATCCATATTTATTTGAGATGTTATATCAAACGTTGCATTACATGTGTGAGGGTGTTGATTCAGAAGTATTATCATTAATTTATCAAACGAAAATGCTTCCGGTATTAGGGATGCGCCCGTACTTTGATACATGTGCGATTTGTCATCAAGAAACAGATTTTGTCGCCTTCTCTGTCCGAGAAGGCGGTTTTCTGTGCTCGCGTCATGCTGAGCAAGATCAGTATCGTATACCAGTGGGAGAAGCTGTTCATAAATTATTACGTCTTTTCTACCACTTTGATTTACATAGACTTGGCAATGTATCAGTGAAGGATAGCACAAAAAAACAAATGCGTTTAGTGTTGAATACATATTATGATGAATATTGCGGGATTTATTTGAAATCAAGACGTTTCTTAGAACAACTTGATAAGTTTCAAATATAA
- a CDS encoding YqzL family protein: protein MLDFTWKFFSKTGSIETYLLLKEMEKDVNDEMDQHEEELAHLDSPIS, encoded by the coding sequence ATGCTAGATTTTACCTGGAAGTTTTTCTCCAAAACAGGAAGCATTGAAACGTATTTGCTTTTGAAAGAAATGGAAAAAGACGTAAACGATGAGATGGATCAACATGAAGAGGAGCTAGCGCATCTAGACTCTCCAATTTCTTGA
- the era gene encoding GTPase Era — protein MNRKGYKSGFVSIIGRPNVGKSTFLNRIIGQKIAIMSDKPQTTRNKIQGVYTENDSQVIFIDTPGIHKPKHKLGDFMVKMAQTTLKEVDIVLFMVNAVEGFGRGEEFIIEKLKETKQPVFLVINKIDQLHPEQLLELIDQYRKLHEFAEIVPISALDGNNVDALIGTIKKYLPEGPQYYPDNQVTDHPERFIIAELIREKVLHLTREEVPHSVAVVIDAIQKREGGAVYINATIVVERPSQKGIIIGKQGKMLKEVGKRARFDIEALLGSKVFLEVWVKVQKDWRNKMSQLRDLGFREDEY, from the coding sequence ATGAATAGAAAAGGTTATAAATCAGGTTTTGTCTCTATTATTGGCAGACCGAATGTTGGGAAATCTACATTTTTAAATCGTATTATCGGCCAAAAAATTGCTATTATGAGTGACAAACCACAAACAACTCGTAATAAAATTCAAGGCGTATATACAGAAAATGATTCACAAGTAATTTTCATTGATACACCAGGAATACATAAACCTAAACATAAACTAGGTGACTTCATGGTGAAGATGGCTCAAACGACATTAAAAGAAGTTGATATCGTTCTGTTTATGGTCAATGCAGTCGAAGGATTTGGTCGTGGTGAGGAATTCATCATTGAGAAGTTAAAAGAAACGAAGCAACCAGTATTTTTAGTCATTAATAAAATTGACCAACTTCATCCAGAACAATTATTAGAGTTAATTGATCAATACCGTAAACTACATGAATTTGCAGAGATTGTACCGATTTCTGCATTAGATGGTAATAATGTGGACGCTTTAATTGGAACCATTAAAAAGTATTTACCAGAAGGGCCACAATACTACCCAGATAATCAAGTAACGGACCATCCAGAGAGATTTATTATTGCAGAGCTTATTCGTGAGAAAGTACTACATTTAACACGTGAAGAAGTACCGCATTCTGTGGCTGTTGTTATCGATGCAATTCAAAAACGTGAAGGCGGGGCAGTTTATATCAACGCAACGATTGTTGTTGAACGTCCGTCGCAAAAAGGAATTATTATCGGAAAACAAGGGAAGATGTTAAAAGAAGTTGGTAAGAGAGCTCGTTTTGATATTGAAGCATTACTTGGTTCTAAAGTATTTTTAGAAGTATGGGTAAAAGTGCAAAAAGATTGGCGCAATAAAATGTCTCAGCTTCGTGACCTTGGTTTCCGCGAAGACGAGTACTAA
- a CDS encoding cytidine deaminase → MNSKQLIQEAIEARKQAYVPYSKFQVGAALLTQDGKVYRGCNVENASYGLCNCAERTALFKAVSEGDKEFVAIAIVADTKRPVPPCGACRQVMVELCKQDTKVYLSNLHGDVQETTVGELLPGAFLAEDLHE, encoded by the coding sequence ATGAATAGTAAACAATTAATTCAAGAAGCAATCGAAGCGCGTAAACAAGCGTACGTACCATATTCTAAATTTCAAGTAGGTGCAGCATTATTAACACAGGATGGAAAAGTATATCGTGGATGTAATGTTGAGAATGCATCATATGGCCTATGTAACTGTGCAGAAAGAACAGCTTTATTTAAGGCGGTTTCTGAAGGAGATAAAGAGTTTGTAGCTATCGCGATTGTGGCGGATACAAAGCGTCCAGTACCTCCTTGTGGAGCATGTCGACAAGTTATGGTAGAATTATGTAAACAGGATACGAAAGTATACCTGTCAAATTTACATGGTGACGTTCAAGAGACAACAGTCGGAGAATTGTTACCAGGAGCATTTTTAGCGGAGGATTTACATGAATAG
- a CDS encoding diacylglycerol kinase family protein encodes MKKGKLIDSFGYAIAGVFFCLRHERNMKIHYLAAVIVICCGFYFHITKVEWMVLLIVIGIVMSLEMVNTAVEKTVDLATTDIHPFAKIAKDVAAGAVLLFAIIAVIIGAIIFLPYVV; translated from the coding sequence ATGAAAAAAGGAAAACTTATAGATAGTTTTGGGTATGCTATAGCAGGTGTATTCTTTTGTCTTCGTCATGAACGAAATATGAAAATTCATTATTTAGCCGCAGTCATTGTTATATGCTGCGGCTTTTATTTCCATATTACGAAAGTAGAGTGGATGGTATTACTTATTGTAATAGGAATTGTAATGAGTTTAGAGATGGTAAATACAGCTGTGGAAAAAACAGTAGATTTAGCGACTACCGATATACATCCGTTTGCGAAAATTGCAAAGGATGTCGCAGCGGGAGCAGTTTTATTGTTTGCTATAATAGCTGTTATAATTGGTGCTATTATCTTTTTACCGTATGTGGTATAG